CCATGGTCAGGCGCGCCTGCAGCACCTCGGGCCTGCTGTCCGGCGGCAGGTGCAGGCCGTGCATCACCAGCAGCACAGCCTCGTCCCAGGCGTTATCGGTACCGTGGCCGAACCACAGGTTGGCCTCGCTGAAGCGACTGGCGCCCCAGCGGATGAAATCCAACACGGTGCACAGTTCGTGCAGGCTGGCTTCACGCTTTTCTATCATTAACTCTATCCTTTGCAGAATCTGGCCCCCAACCGGTTGCGGGGAGTGATCCCGATACGCCCAGGGGGCGACGGGGTGTGGCCGCTACGGCTGCCGCGCGGCGGATCTTTACTCGCGGGTGACAAAAGCTTAGGGTAGCGCACCCGCCCGAGAAGCAGCCTGCCAAACCCGGGCTTTCCGCATCATTACAGCCCGAACTTGCCAGGCTGCCGGGGCTGAGATATTGGAATACGACCAGATGAACGAACACTACGCGCGAATTATCGAAGCAATCGGCGAGGATCTGCAACGTCCGGGCCTGCGCGACACTCCAGCACGCGCCGCCAAGGCCATGCAATACCTGACCCGCGGTTACCAGCAGTCGATCGATGACGTGGTCAACGACGCCCTGTTCCCGTCCGACTGCAGCGAGATGGTGCTGGTCAAGGATATCGAGCTCTACTCCCTGTGCGAGCACCATCTGCTACCGTTTATCGGCAAGGCCCATGTGGCGTATATTCCCGACGGCAAGGTGGTGGGTCTATCCAAGGTAGCGCGCATTGTCGACATGTTTGCCCGCCGCCTGCAGATTCAGGAGCAGCTCACAGTGCAGATTGCCGAATCCCTGCAGCGGGTCACCGGTGCGGCCGGCGTGGGCGTCATCATCGAAGCCAAACACATGTGTATGATGATGCGCGGCGTGGAAAAGCAGAACTCGGTAATGAAGACGTCGGCCATGCTCGGCACCTTCCGCAGCAACCAGGCCACCCGCAACGAGTTTCTGTCGCTGATTCGCTAATTCAAGGATTCCCCCTCAGGGAGAGAGGATCATGCCCCACCT
This region of Microbulbifer sp. SAOS-129_SWC genomic DNA includes:
- the folE gene encoding GTP cyclohydrolase I FolE, giving the protein MNEHYARIIEAIGEDLQRPGLRDTPARAAKAMQYLTRGYQQSIDDVVNDALFPSDCSEMVLVKDIELYSLCEHHLLPFIGKAHVAYIPDGKVVGLSKVARIVDMFARRLQIQEQLTVQIAESLQRVTGAAGVGVIIEAKHMCMMMRGVEKQNSVMKTSAMLGTFRSNQATRNEFLSLIR